Within the Natranaeroarchaeum sulfidigenes genome, the region GTGATCAGCGAGCGCAGTGATTCTTTCCTCGATCTCGTCATCGCTCGCCGGGTAATCCGTGTAGTCGGGTTTCAACCCAGCGTTCTCAAGTTCCTGCTCGAATCGCTCGATATTTTGCTTGAGTTCGGATTCGAACTCAGTAAGTCGCTGTTGCCGGTTCGAACGGAGGTCATCCTTGGCTGGCCCTGTCGCTGTCTCTTGTGAAATGATGAGACAGGGATACCGCCACACGTAGTAGTAGAAGAAATCCTGCATCGAACGGACTGCAGCCACATGTTCTTGTTCGAATTCATCAGGTGAATGCTGGGCCAACATCATCAGTCCGTCTTCGATGAGGTCGGTCCCATGAACGACCCCGTCGAACGTTGCCGATAACGTCTCTAAAGACCGAATCGTACAGTGGAGATCAGATATTTCGAGTTCAGCCGTCTTCACCAACTCCCCGATTGGTTGATCGGGCGCATTCCCTTCAATTTGGTCAGCAACGGTCGTTTCAATATCCCGTAAATGTGTACGAAGATGAGTGCTCTGGACGTAGAGGTCGCGGTACTTCGGAGGAGCATGATCGAGATAGAAATTTTGTAGGAACCGCATCGTATGCTGGTGCCACACTTCTGGGATTACGGAGATATAAAAATCGACAATATCTCCGTGCTTGTCGTCGATATCATTATTTCTATTCGGAGAGCTTTTAGTGTCGTCTGTTTCTGTGTCAGTGAAGAGGATCGGATCGATATCGGCCGACGTTGTGTCCTCATTAACTTGCGTCGATAAATCAGTGAAGCGTGTTTCAATATCAGAAGCGAAGAATTCGTCGTCTGAGGCAGATACGTCATCTATGGTTCCAGAAGACTCCACGTTAGTGGCGGCTTCGGCCTCTACATTGTCACAGAGAGGCGAACCGTCACTGGACTCTTTGATTGTCGGTGTCTCGGTTTCCGGGAGCTTATCGAAGGCTGATTTCAGGCCGGTGGGAGTTCCGGAATCTCCCGGGAGAACAGCACCAGCAAGATACCAGCTATATGTGACGGGAAGGTCGAACTCATCGATGGCTAGGTACAGTAATTTCTGCAGCTTCGTCTTGTTCGCGTATGTAGGGTCGACGTCGTCGAGTTGTGCCATCGCTTCCGCGATGCACGTGAGTAGTTCGTCGACGACGTCCTGTTCTGCGGATGTTAATTGTACCATCGATAATCTCGGAATGGCGTGATAGTACGAGGGACTTCCTCGGTAATATATCTTGATAGTGTAGTTATCGTCTTCGTGTCCGCCATCGGTATCTGTAACACAATTTCAACCGTGGGATGAGCCTTGATAGGGAATTAGGCGTTCTCCACCCCGTCTAAATAACTCTTGACGGTCTGCCACTGACGTGACAACGTTACAACGCTCACAAACGCTACCGAGGCGAGATCTTCTTGCACAACCTCTTCTCCACATTGTTTAGCAGCACCGTAGAGGATTGCCGCAGCAACTCCTGTAGGACTCTGTCCGATGTGTTTTCCATCTTCGGCCATAGCGCGGGCGATATGGTATGCACACTGGCGTGTCTCGCTGGAGAGACCCGCCTCAGATGCAAAACGAGGGAGAAATACCGATGGCTCTGGAGGGGCCACCTGAAGGTCGTACTCCTTTAACAGTCTACTGACTGCATTTTTTATTTTCTCGAGGGAGACAGGGGACTCGTCGGCGATTTGCTTGAGGGGAAACGGAACGTGGTGTTCTCGGGCAGTTACGTGAAGACAAGCAGCTCCCATCGACTCTACCGAGTGACCGACCAGGAACCCATCGTCAGCAACACGCCGGAAGAGGAACGCCGACTGCTCGGTGAGGGTATCGTTTGCCTCCAGGGAACTTGTGAGTGCGCGAAGCTCTTTGAGGCCGTGTCGGAGTGTCCGGTTTTTATGATTCAGCCGTTTGTTATACCGACTCCAGAAAGCAGTTTCCGAACTATCATTGCCGACCCGGGTTCCGACGCTGAACCGACTGATAGATTGTGTTGGCCCGGTGCGCCGCTGTTCCCGGGGTGTCCACCCCGGTTCACTATGTTTGAGTTCAGTTTGCGTGTGAATGGCCCCACAAGAGTCACAGTACCATTCGCCTGCAGGACTACGAGTGAACGTCTTCGCGTCGCATTCGCTGCAGCTGGATGTGGTATCAAAATCTTCAGCAGGAGTTTGATCGACCTTGTTGGCTGATGATTCCCCAGTCGTTTTGTTTTCGAAGGCGACACGCCGTGCTATGGATTGTTGGCGAGAAGACATGGGTTTCGGTGAGCAATGAGCGCAGTGCAGCCGCTGATAGGTACCACTGGCCGAACTACACGAAAGACCAGTTGCTACCGGCTGTCGTGAACGGGCTGTGTTTACGCTGGTGGTTTTCGAAGGCGATCCCAACAATCCATACCGGTGCGGTAATACCGGTCAGCTACTGTTTGTACTTTATTACTTTGGTGTATTATATTTTTCGGCGCTAACTCTGGGAAGCAGATTTCTCACTGCCACTTACCGAATGTCACAGGTTACTCCTGTTCTATCAGGATAGCACCTGATACTTAAATTGATAACTCGGAGAGTCTCCCTTCCTTTTGCTTTCCTCGCCTATCGATAGTCACCTTGGGGTCCGGGTACGTCTCATCTGAGAGTTCTCACTCATTTCCTCTTCAATAACTATTGATAAAAGAAACACAGCCAGAATGTCTGTTATCCATTTATAAACAAAGGAACTCCTGTGTGGGTGACACGATGGGACAATGTGAAAATAATCGGGAGGAAGAAATCAGTTTAAAAACCATCTTCGACACTCTTAGCTCTCCCAAAAGACACTGGCTGATCATGGAGATCTCCGATAGGAGCGCAGCTGATGAGATTAAATTAAATGAAATATGTAAGCGCATGCAGGAGCAGTCAGAATTTATAGAGATATATCATTGTCACTTACCTGTCCTCGACGAGAACGGAATTATCCACTGGGATAGGGAAACGGACATTGTCGAATCCGGTCCATATTTCGAGGATGCTGTATCAGTCCTTGAGCAGTTCGTGTACCAGGAGGAAGGGTGAGCGAAGTCATAGGAATCTACACTATGAGACGATTCTAACCGCGCAAGGTGGGGTATGGCTCGACTGCCGCTCATATCATCCACGGTTTCGCTTTAGGGAATGAGCCTTCGCCAGTGTTGTTTCCGTCCGTCTGAATTGTGCAGAAAATGACGACGAACAATCGAAGTGGACGGTAAGGCGGAAACGGTGATTATCGTTATCGAGCCATAGTTTAATTCTATCGTTGTTGGTAGGGTTGACCTCGTGTGAGTATTTGCTGCATACAAGCTCTGTAAAATTCCAGAGATACTGAGACAGATCATTACTTGGGTGTCTGAACAGGGGGAGTGTGTGGAACTAAACTCAAAGCTTATGTATTCCCAAGATATTCTTCAAGTATGCCCGAGAGTTTATCGGAACATGAGTCTCGGTCGGATTCTGTGCAAGAGGCAGGCCAACGAACTCTGATAATTGGCGAAGAGAAGCCAATCCGGATCAGTACTGGCCATCGAATTTTGCATCATGATGGGAAGTGCTCGCGGCCCCACGGCCATAATTACGAAATCACCATCAAAGTAACAGGCGAACTCACTGAAGAAGGGTGGGTTGTGGACAAGGGTGATGTGACGGATGTTATTGATGCGTGGGATCATCGGTTCCTCGTTGAGGACGGCGACCCGCTCATTGAGGCGTTCGAGGAAGCCGGTGATGGAGACTCCGTTGTCGTGCTTGAATATCCACCGACAGCGGAGGTGATGAGCGTGTTGCTCGAAGAGGAGATGCTGGAGGCGTTCCCGGACACAGTCTCGGACGTGTCGGTATCGGTGCGTGAAACCGGGGAGCTCTGTGCAACGTACTGATGCCGGTGGCGAGTGACACGGAGGAGTCCGAATTCGATGCTGAGGGAGCTGGTGAGGGACTCCCGATCAACGAGGTGTTCTACTCGCTGCAGGGGGAAGGGACGCTTGCGGGCGTGCCGTCAGTGTTCGTGCGCACCTCCGGATGTAATCTGCGGTGTTGGTTCTGTGACTCGTATCACACGTCCTGGGAACCGACCGGGGCATGGCGTGACGTTGAGTCGATCGTCGAGCAAGTCCAATCCCACGAGCAAGCAAGCCACGTCGTCCTTACGGGTGGTGAACCATTGATTCACGACGAGTCGGTGGAGCTATTAGAACGACTTGCAGCGGAGGGATATCATACGACTGTAGAGACCAACGGGACGATTTACCGGGATGCACCGATCGATCTGGCGAGTATCAGTCCGAAATTGGCGAGCAGTACTCCGACGCCTGAGCGTGACCCGAAAGGTGAGGGAGAATGGGAAGAGAAACACGAGCAAGAGCGGATCGATATGGACGCCTTATCACAACTGATCGATACCTACGAGACGCAGTTGAAATTCGTCGTGACGGGTGAGAGTGACCTGCCGGAAATCACGGCCCTGATTGATCGGGTACGAGCGGAGACGACATCTACTGTAGCGGATGATGACGTGTTGTTGATGCCGGAAGGGATGACGCGCGAACAACTCGACGGCACGCGTAGCGAGGTGGCAGAGATTGCCATGGAGTACGGATTTCGATACACGCCACGACTTCACGTGGATCTGTGGAACGATGCTCCAGGAACATGACCACGATTCAGGACGGATCGATCGAGACGCTGCGGCCCTCGAAATCTGGCGTGACTATCGGAGTTCGTCGCGGAGTACAGCAGAACAACCGATCGCGGAGTGTGACAAAACATGAGTACTGAGAGTGCAGTAATTCTGGTTTCGGGCGGGATGGACAGTGCGACTGCCGTCTACGAGGCGATGGAGCAGGGCTACGAGCCGTATTTGCTCCATACGTCGTATGGGCAGCAAACGGAAGACAAAGAATTCGAATGTGCGAAGGCCCTCGCTGAGGAGGTTGACGCAGCTGACTTCCTGCATATAGAAACGGGCCATCTCGCTCAAATCGGCGCATCAAGCCTGACTGACGAAGACATGGACGTGGCTGACGCTGATCTTGAGAGTGACGATATCCCAACATCGTACGTTCCATTTCGGAACTCGAACTTGCTGTCGATGGCAACATCGTACGCGGAAGCAACCGACTCCTCGGCCGTGTTTATTGGTGCCCACTCGGAGGACTTCTCCGGGTATCCGGACTGCCGGCCGGAATTCTTCGAGGCGTTCCAGAACGTGATCGACGTAGGGACCAAACCAGAAACGCAGATTGACCTGAAAGCGCCATTTGTCGAGTGGTCGAAAACCGAGATTGCGGAACGGGGATTAGAGCTTGATGTGCCCTACGACATCACGTGGTCGTGCTACCGTGACAACGAACCGGCCTGCGGGACGTGTGACGCCTGTGCGTTCCGTCTAGAGGCGTTCCGGAATGCTGGCGCACGAGACCCAATTCAGTACGCAGAGCGGCCGCAGTTCTCGTAATCACTGCTCTATGAGTCGGGGAGGAAACAACGCAAACTTTGTGATCGCTTCCCGCCAATAATCGCTCCTCAACTGTCGAACCCTGCTTCCCGAAGCGCATCTGAGATACTTCCAAATTCATCTCGATACGCGAGAAAACCAAAATTAGTGTGTCCATCAATCTCCTCTGCAGTCGGAGGGCTACCGAGTTGCTGGTACAGCCCAACCAGTTGTACAAGCATCTGTCGCCTATCCCGACTACCCGCCTCCGTATCGTTGTCGTCGGTCTCGTCCGGTTGTGCGTTTGAGCCAGACGACCAGGTCAACCCGATGTCACCGTCTCGGATACGCTCGATGTTTTCCATGACTGTTCGAAGCTCAGTTGCCACATCTTGTGGGCTCGGCAAATTCCCACCCGGGCCAAATCTCGCGCACGACGGACAGACCTGTAGCGATGCATCAAACTCAATCTGCCAGTCGTCGAGTCTGTTGTCAAACCGATGGCGACAAACATCACATTCTGACGAGTCGTTTGTTGGGTCGTCAAATGAGAACTCCTGAAGAGCATCAGCTAGCGATTCGTACCGATCTCTTGCTTTTTCGTACTCTTCCAACGCAGTCTCGTATTCCGAGTTCTGGAATGCACCGTTGCCTGCTGCTGCGTGATCACGTGCATCTGCTGCGAGTTCGCGGACCCTCTGATGAGACGTGGAGAGATCAAGGCTCTGTTGACGTACACGGATGCAGTTCAGTTCTTGATTGATCTTCGGTATTCGATCGGGTGCCGACTGGGTCGCTGACCTACGGGCCTCCTCTAACGCGTTGACCGCCGTTTCGTATGCCTGTGCTGCAGCCTCTGTGTTGCCGTCGAAGTGAGCCTTGTCACCAGTGTCAATAGCGTTCTCAGCTTCGTCGACAAGTTCGTCGATCACCTGCTCTTGTTCATCGGTTTCGATCTCATTGAGCGTTCTCTGCACCTCTTGGCACCGACTTTCAGCAGACGAAGTGTCGTACTCGAATACGTTTGCACGCTGGAAATGCCGAAGCGCTCTTTCCATTGTCTCGATGGCTATCTCGTACTCGCCGAGATTTCTCGCTTCCTCAGCTTTGTTCTGTAATCGCTGCCCTTCCTCAAAGTGGACGGTGTAGCAGAACTCGTCGGCGTTTGCGTGACCGAGCGCATCCCACGTGTGAGCCTCGTTGTTAGTCTCAGCTATGTGGTCAGCCACTACTAGGACTGATCCGCCGAACGAGCACGTATCCACAGGACAATCCACGAGATCGTTCATACAGCCCCCAGTTCGGTTGGTTTGTTCATCATCAACCCATTATAAGCTGTCGGGCTTGAACCCGCACAGAATCGATCAGGCACTCACGATGCACTGAAATCGGTGAAACTCGCGTTTCCTGTCAGTCAAGACGTTTTTCGAACGCTAATTCGCCAGGTGAGTACGTGTAACGCTTGATTCCGTTTTCTTCGCAATGTTCTGTTAATTTTGAGGGCCAGACTCCCTCGTCGTCGAAGTCGTGTTGACTGATGGAAAAGAAAACGCGTCTGAAACGCCACAGGATGCAGTCCGTGAGCGAGTTGAGACCCGACGCGAGAAAGACGACTGGGAGTTCTTGTTCATCGGCGCAAATCAGAATGCCGCCTTGACAGCTGATCAGATGGGGATGGACAGGAACAAGTCATTGAACATGAGCCACAGTGGCGAAGGGGCTGAAGAAGCCTACCGATCAACAGCACAAAGTGTAAGTAGGGCTCGACAGGACGGTCGCATGGGCGGCTATACTCAGGAAGATCGACAGCGGCAGGACGATGCTGAGGGGTCGTGATCCACGCTCGCTCAAATCATGTGTATTCGATATATTTTGTGTCCGACTGACACCCGCCACAGCCCGGCCCCGTTGGCTCACGTTGTACACACGACAAGGGCTAAGTAAGCTGGCTCACAATGTACACATTATGAGTGGCGATAAGAAGCGCGTCCAGTTCCGGGCACCACACCGGCTCATCGACCGGACCGACGCCCTCGCGGAGGTGCTCGGTGAAGATCGGACGAACATCCTCGTGACCGCGCTCCGGGAGTATCTACAAGAAGCCACGCACGATGACGCGCTGACCCAGGAGATCGCCGCGGCCTACTACGACGACGAGATCACCGTCGAGCAACTCAAATCACTCGTTGGTGCTGAAGAGGCAGCAAATCTTCGTGTATTGAAACAGCAGTTAGACGAGGACTTCATCGACGAGGTTGCTGACGCATAGATGTCGACGCTCGTTGCCGATGCCTCCGCACTCGTCAGTCTCGGAATCGTTGCTGACAGTGATCCTGATCCGCTCGCGCTCTGTCTCGCCAATTACGAGGTCGTCGTCCCAACAAAAGTCCTTGAGGAGCTCAACGAGATCGCCTCGTATGATGACGCGCACGGTCGTGCTGCATCTATAGCCCTCGATCGAACCGAAGCGTACGAGACACGGTCAGTTGCGCTTGACGCCGAGTTTCCGCTTGACGATGGCGAGAACGCGGCCGTCACTCTCGCAAACGACCTCGATGCTGCGCTTTTCCTCTGTGACGAGTTCAACCAGCTTGGCTTGATTCACGCCTCGCTTGCTGACACACGGCTCGTCACTACGCCAACGCTCCTCTCGATGCTCGTCCGAACTGAACAGCTATCAGCAGTCGATGCACAGCTACTTCTCGATACAATCAGCGATGCCCGTAGCTGGGGCACGAACAGCTACGTGCAACGGGCCCGATCGTTGTTCGAGGAGCACTGACACCGATCCTATCGTCCTCTGTTCTCGGTCCCCTACGTCGAAGATCACGATGATGGAATGTTCTGTGAATGTCGTTGGAATCGATATCCGAACACGCACGCTACACGGTTCACTCCCATGAGCCACCATCTGCTACCGATATCTCTGACCTCGAACTCTCGTCACTTCTTCCACTCGACCGTTATTTCGCTGTGCGCCAGTCGAGCCGTTCTTCGGCGAGCCGCTCGGCATACTCCGCTAGTTCAGGGTCCGTTTGTTCGTGCTGTGCGGAAAATTCAGTGAGTGCTACAGCGATGATGATCCGTTCGAGGCGAGTGTGCTCTGGCATCAGTGGTGTTGGATTCGGCTTGTAATATGAATGCGAGGACGTGTATCGGATGACCTATTGTTACTCCTGAGCTCGTCTTGCCTGAGGGACAAGTGTCTCGTCAGAACTATATCGACTGTGTCAGAACCAATCCTACAATGGCTGGGACAGACGAGGAGTCGATCGATTTCGATGTCGACGCGTTGGAAGGGAGTGCTTGGTCAGTCGCGCG harbors:
- a CDS encoding homing endonuclease associated repeat-containing protein — protein: MNDLVDCPVDTCSFGGSVLVVADHIAETNNEAHTWDALGHANADEFCYTVHFEEGQRLQNKAEEARNLGEYEIAIETMERALRHFQRANVFEYDTSSAESRCQEVQRTLNEIETDEQEQVIDELVDEAENAIDTGDKAHFDGNTEAAAQAYETAVNALEEARRSATQSAPDRIPKINQELNCIRVRQQSLDLSTSHQRVRELAADARDHAAAGNGAFQNSEYETALEEYEKARDRYESLADALQEFSFDDPTNDSSECDVCRHRFDNRLDDWQIEFDASLQVCPSCARFGPGGNLPSPQDVATELRTVMENIERIRDGDIGLTWSSGSNAQPDETDDNDTEAGSRDRRQMLVQLVGLYQQLGSPPTAEEIDGHTNFGFLAYRDEFGSISDALREAGFDS
- a CDS encoding 6-pyruvoyl trahydropterin synthase family protein — translated: MPESLSEHESRSDSVQEAGQRTLIIGEEKPIRISTGHRILHHDGKCSRPHGHNYEITIKVTGELTEEGWVVDKGDVTDVIDAWDHRFLVEDGDPLIEAFEEAGDGDSVVVLEYPPTAEVMSVLLEEEMLEAFPDTVSDVSVSVRETGELCATY
- a CDS encoding 7-carboxy-7-deazaguanine synthase QueE, whose amino-acid sequence is MPVASDTEESEFDAEGAGEGLPINEVFYSLQGEGTLAGVPSVFVRTSGCNLRCWFCDSYHTSWEPTGAWRDVESIVEQVQSHEQASHVVLTGGEPLIHDESVELLERLAAEGYHTTVETNGTIYRDAPIDLASISPKLASSTPTPERDPKGEGEWEEKHEQERIDMDALSQLIDTYETQLKFVVTGESDLPEITALIDRVRAETTSTVADDDVLLMPEGMTREQLDGTRSEVAEIAMEYGFRYTPRLHVDLWNDAPGT
- a CDS encoding transcription initiation factor IIB, producing MSSRQQSIARRVAFENKTTGESSANKVDQTPAEDFDTTSSCSECDAKTFTRSPAGEWYCDSCGAIHTQTELKHSEPGWTPREQRRTGPTQSISRFSVGTRVGNDSSETAFWSRYNKRLNHKNRTLRHGLKELRALTSSLEANDTLTEQSAFLFRRVADDGFLVGHSVESMGAACLHVTAREHHVPFPLKQIADESPVSLEKIKNAVSRLLKEYDLQVAPPEPSVFLPRFASEAGLSSETRQCAYHIARAMAEDGKHIGQSPTGVAAAILYGAAKQCGEEVVQEDLASVAFVSVVTLSRQWQTVKSYLDGVENA
- a CDS encoding DUF7344 domain-containing protein; translated protein: MEISDRSAADEIKLNEICKRMQEQSEFIEIYHCHLPVLDENGIIHWDRETDIVESGPYFEDAVSVLEQFVYQEEG
- the queC gene encoding 7-cyano-7-deazaguanine synthase QueC, coding for MSTESAVILVSGGMDSATAVYEAMEQGYEPYLLHTSYGQQTEDKEFECAKALAEEVDAADFLHIETGHLAQIGASSLTDEDMDVADADLESDDIPTSYVPFRNSNLLSMATSYAEATDSSAVFIGAHSEDFSGYPDCRPEFFEAFQNVIDVGTKPETQIDLKAPFVEWSKTEIAERGLELDVPYDITWSCYRDNEPACGTCDACAFRLEAFRNAGARDPIQYAERPQFS